The genomic segment GAACCAGCGGATTTGGAAGAGACTTGTGGAGAGCAGAGGAcatcattggccttcttggctatgAGGGCACTCTGTTGGCCACTGTTGGCTTTCATGGCTGTGAGGGAGCCCTGTTGGCCACCGTTGGCTTTCTTGGCAATGCTCTCAGTCCATGGTCACTCTGTTGGCCACCGTTGGCCTTTTTGGCAATGCTCTCAGTCCATGGTCACTCTGTTGGCCACCGTTGGCCTTTTTGGCAATGCTCTCAGTCCATGGTCACGCTGTTGGccactgttggccttcttggcaaTGCTCTCAGTCCATGGTCATGCTGTTGGCCACCGTTGGCCTTTTTGGCAATGCTCTCAGTCCATGGTCACTCTGTTGGCcaccattggcctttttggcaaTGCTCTCAGTCCATGGTCACGCTGTTGGCCACTGTTGGCCTTTTTGGCAATGCTCTCAGTCCATGGTCATGCTGTTGGCCACTGTTGGCCTTTTTGGCAATGCTCTCAGTCCATGGTCACTCTGTTGGCcaccattggcctttttggcaaTACTCTCAGTCTGTGGTCACTCTGTTGGCCACCGTTGGCCTTTTTGGCAATGCTCTCAGTCCATGGTCACCCTGTTGGCCACCGTTGGCCTTTTTGGCAATGCTCTCAGTCCATGGTCACCCTGTTGGCCACTGTTGGCCTTTTTGGCAATACTCTCAGTCCATGGTCACTCTGTTGGCcaccgttggccttcttggcaaTACTCTCAGTCCATGGTCACGCTGTTGGCcaccgttggccttcttggcaaTGCTCTCAGTCCTGGTCACGCTGTTGGccaccattggccttcttggacCTACAGGCATGCTGCTGACCCTTCTCTCTCCACAGGTACGACTCATACGAATCCTACGACTCGAGGTCCTCGCTGAACGACCGGGACATGTACCGCTCCGGTTACGACTACAATGAGAACGAGAACGACAACGCCTACGACAGTCACTACGACGGTCACTACGACGACCACTATGAAAGTCACTACGACAGCTTCTATGGGACCCGCAGGGACCAGTACCAGCACAGGGCGCGGGATGGCTTTGGCCAACGGGGTCAGAACTGGGCGCGGGACGGGCGCAACACCAGAGCCATGGCTTCACCGTACTCGGGGCGCATGGGCGGGCAGTGGAACGACGCGCCGCGAGGCCTGGGCCCCCATGGCTCCTCCCGCCTGCCCTCCCTCTTCTCCCACAACATCATCCCGGAGCTCGGCGCGTTCCAAGGGATGCGAGGATTTTCGGGGAACGTGCGCTTTGGAGGAGGCATGATGAAGCAGAGGATGaggagaaactggaaaatgtgGGATTCGGACTTTAAAGTGAGTACTTTAAACATCCTCCCAAGTCGTTTAACTCGAGTGGATGTTATGCAGCCCCGTAGGGAAATGGTTGACCTACAAAAGGCTCCAAAGCACGCGCTGGGAGGTGGTCAGTGTAGTTCCACACGTTGCTGGCTTGACTTTGTAGTGTGTATCTCCTAAGGACAGACCGAGGAGCGTTCGTATGTGCAGTGCTTtaatctgaaaacatttctttcctaaCGGTAGGAGAATATCGCTGTTGTTTTTTACCTCATCTCCTGTTTTGTAGAGGTGGCGGGTTGTGTCCTGCCTGATGGACCATGCTGACGAGAAACTGGTGgaacaaagcagtgctgggtgagGAGAGCACCGCCCTCGCAGTGGTGATGAACCTTTCTCTCCTCTTGCAgcctcagaaaaagaaaatgaagaaggacCTCACCggaaagaagaggaagcaaACCAGCAGCTCAGATGAACCCGACAGCAAGGCGGCGAAGACAGATGGCTCCGAATCGGACTCTGACAACGGTGAGGGCAGAGGTCCCCAAAGGGGCTTTGCTAGGTGGCAGTGGGACCTCAGCTGGGTTCTGACCGTGCCGTTCCTTTCAGAGGAAGGAACCGAAGGAGAATcgggagaaaaagaggagaaagaaggctCCAGAGGCGTAAGTGACTCTTGAAAAGTTGTAGCTCCTCATAATTAAGAATGTCAGTTTTAATTggaggcagagcagtgcagtgagGGCAGGGGcagagtcctgcacctggggaggagTGGCCACACACATCAGCACTGGttgggagctggaggagctctgcaggggTGAACCTGGGCTTCCAGTGGTCAACAGTTGAGCCAGCAGCCCTTGTGGCCACGAAGTCCAGTGGTGATGGCTGATGCGTGATTCTGGCTGGCCTTAACGTCCCCATCTTGCATTTTAGGAAGGGGAAGATGAAGAAGGTCGAGACTCAGAGAAAGGTGAGTTGGTGTGCGTGCATAGCAGCTCACAGGAGAGGGACAGAGGGATGGTGTGTGCTCTGAATGTGCACACAGAgtggtgcccagcagcagcagagggctcTGATGTGGCAGGAGAGAGATGAAGGCTGAATCTCTGGTTTATTCAGACTGGAGTCCgtttccaacccaaccattttACAGCTTTGTGATatttaaggccccttccaacccagcccaTCCCATGATTCTATCATCCTTAAGGACCCATCCAACCCATCCCGTGGTTGTGGGATCTTTAAGGAGCTGTGCAACCCCAGCTGATTCTCTGAAGTAAAGGTGGTGACAATTAGTGCCCCTTACCCAAGCAAATCTGTAACGAATTGATTGAAAGCCTTCTGCAACCGGAAGCGGTGAGCActcattaaaacaaagaaacaggaaaCCACCTCGAGTGTGTTTGTGTGCCACATCCCCCAACAGGGATCCTAAATCCGAGGTTCGTTTGTCCCTGCCTGGAGGGAGCAGCTCCTCGACTCCAGCGTCCCTCTGCCAAGCAATTTCGGGCCAAGCACTGATCTTGTCCAGGGCAGTTCTCTTGAATCAGGTGCTGTCCTCAAGTAGCGCCCTGAAATGCAACCTGCTTTAAACACTTAGGTGCTTTAACAATTCAAGAAGAGATCAGTCAAATCAAACGCAAATTACAGGCGGGCAAGAAAACTCAAGAGAGGCAAAAGAAGAGGCACCGAGATCGCATGGTGGAAAGGTAACGGCTCTCGTTTTGTTTCACTGAGCGATGCTGCTTCCTCCTCGGGGAGGAATGCAATGGTTGCAGGCTGGGTCCTTTCTTTGTTCCTCAGTTCTCCCAGTGCTGTGTTTGCTCCTGCCCATCTCCTGGTGCTGAATATTTGGATGCGTTGCTGCTGGGGGCAAACTGGAGTTGGCGACGTGCAGCCAACGCTGATGGGGAAATGGGCAAATCTCCAGGGCACATCCCACAGATGGGGATCCCCACTTAATGGGGTTGGGGGAGAGCTGtaggcagctctgctttctgttagtGAGCGGCACTCGTCGCAGAGCTCAGGTTTCAAAGTAACTCTAAAAGGGAAATAGTGGCTGCCACAGAAATTGGGAAGGGGCAGATGTTGTCAGCGTAAAACTCACGAGGTGCACGGGGTGTCGTTGAACCAGAGCCTTTTCTCAACAAAGTATTGCCACTTCCACCTGCAAACAACACCGACTCTTGCCTCAAAAAGTGGGGATTTGTGTAAAAATGTCACTTGGCAAAGAATTTGTTCTTAAGCTTCAAAGCTCCTTGAGTGCAGTTGTCCTCCGGGAGGAAGCGAGGCCGCCTTCCCTCAGTGGAATTCTGTCCCTTTCTCCCAGCCAAGACAGGGAGAATCGTCTTAATTCGTAGTTACAGCTTCACTTTAATgataaaagaatttttaaggTCTGCAAAGGTTTAAAAGAATTTGGCCTCAAGTTTTGTGGTGTGCCATCCGCCCCGAGCTGCTCCTTACTGTTAGCGTTTGTTTCCAGTCTGACCTCTTTGAGTACGAGCTGGATTTCTTTATTGGGAAGCTCTCTGTAGTGTTTTTAAAGATGGGAACGCTTTCCTGCGTAGAGGAAACCCGCTgtaggggggttggactgaggctgagctctggagatcccctctgctcctctgctttgtggagaatcacagatcacagaatcacagaatcccccgggttggaagggaccccaaggatcatgcagttccaaccccctgcctggcagggccaccaaacatccacattcagatcaggttgcccaggaccccgtccaacctggccttgaccacgtccaaggacggggcatccacagcctccctgggcagcccgttccagggcccaaccgctctcctagtaaagaacttccccctaacatccaacctaaatcttccctccttcaacttggatccatttcccctcgtcctgctgttgtcagcccttttgaagagttgactcccctcctgggtgtaggttcccttcaggtattgataggctgcaatgaggtcaccccgcagccttctcttctccaggctgaacaaagcccaactccctcagcctgtcctcataggggagctgctccagccccctcatcatcttagtcgccctcctctggaccctttccaaatccccccatcccccataccgaccccattcccccctcactgccccctataacgaccccattgccccccagcccccctcattgccccccattcccctcactgccccctataacgaccccatcccccctcactgccaccTATAACTACCCCatcccccctcattgccccctataatgaccccattgccccccacccccccatacccaccccattcccccctCACCGCCCCCCTATAACCACCCTaatgcccccccagccccctcattgccccctataacgaccccagtgccccccatccccccttaTTGCCCCCTATacagccccctgatcatcttagtcgccctcctctggaccctttccacaatctcaatgtctttcttgtactgagggctccacacctggacacaggactccagatggggcctcacaagagccgagtagagaaTCCCAGCATCTGAGCACAACCTCAGCCCCTTTCCCCTCTGCTGGGTTCCCCGCTGCGCCGTTTGTCTGCGTTGCCCCCCAGCATTTGGGTTGTGGGATGGAAGCCTGCACTGGGCGTCCCTCCCGCTCACACCCGCTGTCCCAGCAGGATCCAGTACGTTTGCTCCCTGTGCAAATATCGCACCTTCTACGACGACGAGATGAACAGCCACCTGGAGAGCAAATTCCACAAGGAGCACTTCAAGTTTGTTGGAACCAAGCTGCCCCAGCAGACTGCTGACTTCCTGCAGGTGAGCGCTGCTGACGTTTCGATCCTCTATGAATGAGGTTTGGGTgatttttgtgttgctttggCTTTTATTTCCACAGCTGCTACTCCTCACTCTTGCCTTCCAGGAATACGTTGCCAATAAAACGAGGAAAACTGAAGAGCGCCGTAAAGCAATTGAGGACATCAATGCCGTTATCCAGCAGATCTACAGGGACCAGGATCTCACACAAGGTGAGCTCTCACCCCTTTCTGATTGGTGATTAATTAGCTTTGCTGTGGCTCACCGATGGAGCGTTTGATGGTTATGAACGTGGCATGAAAATGGAGCTTGAATGTGGTTTCAAATGAGAAAGTTAAAATGGTAGAACAACATTTATCCAATATTTACCGGCCTTAGAAGAAAATTCTGGattaaggttccttccaaccaaaCTTTCCATaactctgtgatctttcaggacccttccagcccaaccaattctatgatctttcaggacccttccagcccaacccattctatgatctttcaggaccccTCCAGCCcaacaattctatgatctttcaggacccttccagcccaattgattctatgatctttcaggacccttccagcccaactgattctatgatctttcaggacccttccagcccaaccaattctatgatctttcaggacccttccagcccaaccaattctatgatctttcaggacccttccagcccaagccattcagTGATCTTCAAGCACCTCCCACACCAATCCATTCTATCATGTCatgttctgtgaccttcacagACCCTTCCACCCCAAGCCATTCTTTCACTTTAAggttctgtgatcttcagggacccttccaacccaacctgaAGGTTGGAACCCTCACATTATCCCCTGTGTttgcttctccttcccctcagcCCCCGTTCTGCCCCTTGGGGAGACTCCTGACGCACTGTGAAGTGAATTTTTGGTAGGAAGGTGATGCACGTGGGGCTCACCTTGTTCCAATCTTCCAGACATCGGTATGGAGCACTTCATCAAGAAGGTGGAGGCCGCTCACTGCGCTGCCTGCGACCTCTTCATCCCCATGCAGTACGGCATCATCCAGAAGCACCTGAAGTCTCTCGACCACAACCACAACCGCAGGGTGAGTGCTGCCTCCTTCCTGCCCTGGGAAtccctttttatttatatttttgggGGAGGCTCCAGccacaacaacagcagcaatgtGGATTTGTTCGCTCAGGCGGCTCCTGAAAATAgggagaaatgtttttcttcacctttcGGTGCCGTTTGCAAAGAGGCAGCGCTGAGTTCTGAGGGTCCCACGTCAGCTCTGTGAAACAGGGCAAGGCGTTGATGGAAGCAGCTTCAGCAAAGCCCCGCTGTTCCTTCTGAGCACGAGATGCCTCAGGTGGACGAAACGCGTGTTTATTTCTGTACCCCACGCAGGCCATGATGGAGCAGTCCAAGAAATCCTCCCTGGTCGTGGCCAGGAGCATTCTGAACAACAAGCTGATCAGTAAGAAGCTGGAGCGGTACCTGAAGGTGGGTGTGCAGAGCGGCTGTGGTTCTGCCCATAGCTGAGCTTTGGCATTTCGGTGCATTTTGGTAACACCTTTGGGTCCCTCGTTGCTGATGGTGGgttcttctgctctgtgtggtgCTGCTTGTGGGTGGAAGCAGCCCCAGAGCCCGAGAGCTGCGTGGTTTCAAGCTGAAACTTGTGtttgcacacagctgctgtgaccCGGTGTGAAGTTACGGGTTTATCAGCAGGGAAACGTTTGCCTTCTGTTGCAGGGTGAGAATCCTTTCACGGATGAccctgaagaaaaagaggagcacgaggagggagaagggggagCGGCTGGGAACGTGGAGGAAGGGACAGCAGAAGGAGGAGACGAAaacaaggaggaggaggagcatCTGGAAGAAGAGAATGGGGATGAtgagaacaaggaggaaaacGTGGGCGATGAGAACAAGGAGGAAGAGAATTTAGACAGTGAgaataaagaggaagaaattttaGACGGTGGAaacaaagaggaaggaaatctgGAAGATGAAAGCAACGATCCCAAGGAGAAcccagaaggaaatgaaaatgaggaggaggaagaaaaagggacaAAGAGGGAAACTGAGGCCCAGGCAGAAGCACAAGAAGTGGAGCTgggtgcagggagcagagggggggaggaggaggaggagagctggcagcctgctggggaGTCGCTGCCCGAGGatgaagagcagcagccagcagaaggtgaagaggaggaggaggagagtgAAGAaacggctgctgctgctgaggacgAGGCATAAAACATTGGATGGGAAAGCTGACGTGAAAGAACTggcatcttttttttaagaacattgGAAAGAAGCGTAACTGTATCTGTGAATTTCATAGCACACGTTGAGTTACCGTTCCACTAAACCTGTGTAGGCAGTGGAAGCCTTTACCTGTAAAGTGATGGGGGAAAATagattcttattttatttttttgttctgttttgtttttgttttgttttgtttttttaccaaATCTTCATTTGAGTAGCTAGGTTTTGTGTGGTCTGGTTTTTTAGATGCCTTTGTACTAGGAGAACTTCTCTGAGCATGTGTACCAACCGGCGCATCGTCACCGCCTGGCGAAGCAGAGCTCTTCTCTCTTCCCCCAGACACATTTTCTATATTTAATGAAGATGTGGTTTGTCCCCTCAGCCTGTTTGCCTGGAGCCAGCAGAAGTTCCCTCGCAGGGCGTCCATTCCTGCGACGCACGCTGTGAGGTTCTGCGTCGTCTCCGTGTGACTGTAATATTTCCTCCCCGATGTTTTAATGCGGAGCGAAAGTTTTCAGTGGTGTCAACGTTTGTGGTGTTTGTGAAATGCTTTCCCTTGGAGGTGGATGTTGTGGTGGGTGGAGATAAAGGACTACCTGCGACTGCCCCGACTCTGCCTTCATTTcagagctgggaggaggtggaggctgagcacagctctgctgcccctgAAGTGTCGTCACCCGGAGCGCAGATCTGCCTCTGGGATGAGGTTTGATTGccattctgtgctgctgtgagcgTTAAGGACCCTTCCAGCATAACCCGTTCTCTGGTTCTttgaccttcaaggacccttctGGCCCACGGCTCTGTGATTTTCTGACCCTTCCAACCATTCCATCATCTCTAAGATCCCTTCCCAATTTATTCCGTGATTCTTAAGGACTCCTCCAACCCTTCATGGGCAGGACATGACACACGTGTTCCATCAGCAAGAAGGGCTCAATCCACAATTAAATCCCTATTAATTAGGGCATTGCTGCAGCTGCCGTTAAGGTTTCGAGGCTTTTCAAGTGAAGCCTTGCTCCTTAATGCACCAAccattgctgtgctgcagacacaTTGCAGGACGTTCTGTGCAATTTGTTCTCCCTCAAGCACCACATTTCCTCCTCaaatttcctcatttttcccttcaTAATGCCGTTTTTGGGTcacatttccctcttttgtCCTCACTCTCCTTTATCTCTCTCCTTCCACTCCTCCACTTTCcccacatttttcttcccatttctcctcttttttcaccttttcccatttttccttcacatttcctcatttttcccccattcattttcctttctcatttctccCAATTTTCCCTTCACTTTCCTTCACTTTCCCCTCagatttcctcatttttctcttcccgTTTCCTCGcctttctccatttttcccactcatttcttcatttttccttgtttttccttcctatttatttatctcttctttttcccctccatatTTCATccctttcccattttcctctccttttccttcacttttccCCTCTACTGTCTCCGTTTTTCCTTCACTATTCcttattcttcttccttttcccccattttcccctctgttttccCCCTTGTTGCTCTTTTCCCCCCCAGAATCGAACTGAATTCCCCTTTCCATGTTAATCGCAGCCCCTcgaggagcagcagagggacgGGGTCACGCTTAGGGCTGGGGTCAGGGGTCAGAGGTTACGGTGTCACTGCTGCCTCAGGGCTGCGCAGCAGGAGCAGGCCGCAGCTCCATAGCAACCGCAGcttccgccgccgccgcccaaTCAGGTGCGGATACGGGCATGATTGACGGCACAGAGGAGCGAGCGGGGCCTACGGCAATTCaccaatgggatttggggttgggCGCGAGGCGGGGGCAGCGAGGCCCAATGGGAACTGCGGAAAGACCGCGCCTCTGGGAGCACTCGACCAAAAGGCGCTTCCGGTGGGCGGTGCTTTGGCGTACAGCCAATCGGTGCCTTCCGTGGGCGGGCATAACGGCACGGTTGCGGCCAATCGTCGTCGGGCACATTGCGCCTGCGTACTGCGCGCTCGAGCGGCCGAGCGGAGCCTCGGCGCTGCGGCGGAGCACGACATGGAGCCGGGATACGGCGGTACGTACGGTccgggggctgcagggggcGGCCGGGCCCTCCCCGGTACCTCCCGGGGCCTTTCCGATCCCTCGGGGCCTCCTCGCCGCATCAACAACGGTTAAACCTAAGGGGAGGCGTTGTGCCCGCCCTCTGTGAGGGGGAGCCGCAGCCCATTGGCTGAGCGGAGAGTCGCTCAGCTCGGGGCGGCCGCTGATAGGCTGATGGGTTGTGAGGCTCcgggggatggggggagggggggcgagaatgtgggggaaaaaaacggGGAGGGCAGATGGGGGGGGGATTCGGTGCCCCCCCGTTGTGGGTTACCCTCGTGGGGGTGTTTCGGTGTTGAGGGGGAGGAAGCGGAGCGGGGGCCCGGTGCTGGCGGAGCCTCAAAATGGCGGCGGTGCGGCCACGCCCCAGCAGAACCCCTGAAAAAACACTgagaggcggggggggggggatcaTTGCGACCCCCAGTGCGTGAGGTGACCTCGTAAAGTGGGGGAGAGGGAAATGTGTGCGGGCAGGGAGTGGTGGGTTGGGGCATTAAGTTCAGAAAGTGGGGATTTAGGTTGATGTGAGGAGGGAAGGTTTTATTGCCTTCAAGGACCTTTCCCAGCCCAACTCGTACtttgatctttcaggacccttccaacccgaTCATTCTGTTGAGCTTTGAGACCCCTTTATatccaaccattctgtggcACTGTGGTTTTATGGACTTTCAAGGACCTTTCTGgcccattctgtggttctgtgatctttaaggacccttccaacctgagtCGTGCTGTGATGGTGcagttctgtgatcttcaaagacccttccaacccaactcattctgtgattttctgatctttaaggacctttccaacccaacccattctgtggttctgcgATCTTCAAAGACCCTCCCACCCccaagcattctgtgattctgtgaaatttaaggccccttccaacccattctgtcGTTCtttggttctgtgatttttaaggGCTCTTCAACTCAGCCATCCCATGGGGATAGGCTGTGGCACAtctgacctaaaaccaggcaTTTTGGCCTCAAAATCCACCTCACGCTCTGCCCCCTGTGATGCACTCTGTAGATCATTTTATGAAGGGGTCAGTGATGCTCTGGGTGTAAAAACTGCCTTTTATTTCCCAAATGTTTCATGAGTTTTCTTCTTGGGAGATGCCTGCTGATAAGACACTGCTGACACCTGGGTTGTTCATAACTCTCACTAGGGTAGCGCGGATCTCATGCAGCTCTCTGAGTAGGTGTTCCCTAGGGAAAGGGTTGAGCTgggctttgttttctgattgGTTTTAAGGTAATTAAGGGCAGAAAGTGAAACCGTGTTGGAAAAAACACCGTATCCTGAAACCAGCTTCCTTACTTTGTGTTCTTCTTGCAGGTTATGGCTCCTGGAGTACTGGAGCCACCAACGCACAAGGTGAATTGCTTTACATTGATATAtgcattaaacaaacaaacaagtggGGAAATATCTCTCGGAGCTGAatccatctttcttctttccc from the Lagopus muta isolate bLagMut1 chromosome 34, bLagMut1 primary, whole genome shotgun sequence genome contains:
- the AKAP8L gene encoding LOW QUALITY PROTEIN: A-kinase anchor protein 8-like (The sequence of the model RefSeq protein was modified relative to this genomic sequence to represent the inferred CDS: deleted 1 base in 1 codon), with product MSYSGYGDWNSGTNRGYESYNYGYGYGQDNSGSYGYGMAASNSWDMGNSDMDMNPDGAGSADAVIAKMNQRLDVVSHLDADSMQGGHYGSGGDRYDSYESYDSRSSLNDRDMYRSGYDYNENENDNAYDSHYDGHYDDHYESHYDSFYGTRRDQYQHRARDGFGQRGQNWARDGRNTRAMASPYSGRMGGQWNDAPRGLGPHGSSRLPSLFSHNIIPELGAFQGMRGFSGNVRFGGGMMKQRMRRNWKMWDSDFKPQKKKMKKDLTGKKRKQTSSSDEPDSKAAKTDGSESDSDNEEGTEGESGEKEEKEGSRGEGEDEEGRDSEKGALTIQEEISQIKRKLQAGKKTQERQKKRHRDRMVERIQYVCSLCKYRTFYDDEMNSHLESKFHKEHFKFVGTKLPQQTADFLQEYVANKTRKTEERRKAIEDINAVIQQIYRDQDLTQDIGMEHFIKKVEAAHCAACDLFIPMQYGIIQKHLKSLDHNHNRRAMMEQSKKSSLVVARSILNNKLISKKLERYLKGENPFTDDPEEKEEHEEGEGGAAGNVEEGTAEGGDENKEEEEHLEEENGDDENKEENVGDENKEEENLDSENKEEEILDGGNKEEGNLEDESNDPKENPEGNENEEEEEKGTKRETEAQAEAQEVELGAGSRGGEEEEESWQPAGESLPEDEEQQPAEGEEEEEESEETAAAAEDEA